The sequence below is a genomic window from Mycobacterium heidelbergense.
GCGTCAGCGACGCCACCGCCAGCCGGTTGCGCGCGAACCTGCGCAGCACCAGGGTGCGGCGCGAGGTGAAATCCGCGACGTCCGAGCCGGATATCCCTTGGGCGGCAGCCGTTTCGGCCCGGGACGTCATGACACCCGGACCCTCGGGTCGAGGGCCGCGTAGATGACATCCGAGAGCAGGCCGGCCAGCAACACCACCGTCCCGGAGAACAGGGTGATCGCCGCGATGATGTTGGTGTCCTGGGCCGAAATGCCCTGCACCAGCCATTCCCCCATGCCGTGCCAGCCGAAGATCTTCTCGACGAACACCGCCCCGGTGACCAGCCCCGCCACCCCGTAGGCGAACAGCGTGGCCAGCGGTATCAGCGCGGTGCGCAGCCCGTGTTTCAGCAGCGCGCGCCGGCGGGTGAGCCCCTTGGCGCGGGCGGTGCGAATGAAATCCTGGCCGAGCACGTCGAGCATCGCGTTGCGCTGGTATCGGCTGTATCCGGCGGCGGCGACCAGGGCCAGCGTCAGCGTCGGCAGGATCACATGCCGCAACCGGTCCAGCGCCTGCCCGATAGCCCCGCCGACCACGCCCGGTGACGTCTCCCCGGTGTAGTCGAAAAGGTGGATGCCAACCGCCCAGTTCACCCGCAGGGCACCGAGGATCAACAGGTTGGCGATGACGAACGTCGGCGTGCTCAGCACGAGCAGCGCCAGCATCGTGACCACGCGGTCACTGAGCCGATACTGGCGGATCGCGCCCCATGCCCCGGCCGCGACGCCCAGCACGGTGCCCGACACGGAGCCGATGACCAGCAGTCGCAGGCTGACTCCGACCCGGCGCCACAGCGTGGTCGCGACGGGCTGGCCGGTGATGGTCGTCCCGAAGTCGCCGCGAACGACGTGCGAGGCCCAGTGCGCGTAGCGGATGGGTATCGGTTGGTCCAAGCCGAGCGCGTGGGCCTTGGCGTCGATGACGGCCTGGGGCGGGCGTGGATTGCGCTGCAGCAGGCTGTCCAGCGGCGAGAAGGCCACCGAGGTCAGGCAGTACGTCAAAAACGATGCCAGCGCCAGCAGCACGAGGTAGTTGAGCA
It includes:
- a CDS encoding ABC transporter permease, with amino-acid sequence MTRFLARRLLNYLVLLALASFLTYCLTSVAFSPLDSLLQRNPRPPQAVIDAKAHALGLDQPIPIRYAHWASHVVRGDFGTTITGQPVATTLWRRVGVSLRLLVIGSVSGTVLGVAAGAWGAIRQYRLSDRVVTMLALLVLSTPTFVIANLLILGALRVNWAVGIHLFDYTGETSPGVVGGAIGQALDRLRHVILPTLTLALVAAAGYSRYQRNAMLDVLGQDFIRTARAKGLTRRRALLKHGLRTALIPLATLFAYGVAGLVTGAVFVEKIFGWHGMGEWLVQGISAQDTNIIAAITLFSGTVVLLAGLLSDVIYAALDPRVRVS